The Aquiluna sp. KACHI24 genome contains a region encoding:
- a CDS encoding DUF6049 family protein produces MKRLVAVLLMLLGLAAPAMASDSVHIVPGSSINLVARDGRIPVTVMNPSSTPLEVTVYGAATSFRLEVLESQKLTIPGNTSAVAELPVRAIANGPVSIRVWLEINGRQIGEEQLIDVSVNYDVELFLLVSLAVAMFSLIVVGVVRTVVKLARSRGE; encoded by the coding sequence TTGAAGCGGCTAGTTGCTGTCTTGCTGATGCTGCTGGGGCTAGCAGCGCCGGCCATGGCATCCGATTCGGTTCACATTGTCCCAGGCAGCAGCATCAACCTGGTTGCTCGTGATGGCCGCATTCCGGTAACCGTCATGAATCCAAGCTCTACACCGCTTGAGGTCACCGTTTACGGCGCAGCCACAAGCTTCCGACTAGAGGTTTTAGAGAGCCAAAAACTTACAATCCCCGGCAACACCTCGGCAGTTGCGGAGTTACCGGTGCGGGCAATTGCCAACGGCCCAGTGTCTATTCGGGTTTGGCTTGAGATCAACGGCAGGCAGATCGGTGAAGAGCAGCTGATCGATGTGTCGGTGAACTATGACGTTGAGCTGTTTTTACTCGTTTCACTTGCGGTGGCAATGTTCTCGCTGATTGTGGTGGGAGTGGTCAGAACCGTAGTCAAACTCGCTAGGAGCCGGGGTGAGTGA